One Kiritimatiellia bacterium genomic region harbors:
- a CDS encoding hydroxyisourate hydrolase, with amino-acid sequence MACPITVRLIDSTDGRPAAGIHVVLQFWEANRDWRTVTETLTGADGGSGAWLPDDAALPAGTYRLMVDTRAYFQRRRAVVTFPLVPVVFDHRLRDPQTRLCILLSPHGYTAYRE; translated from the coding sequence ATGGCTTGTCCCATCACCGTGCGCCTGATTGATTCAACAGATGGCCGACCGGCTGCTGGAATCCACGTTGTCCTCCAGTTTTGGGAAGCGAATCGCGATTGGCGCACCGTCACCGAAACGCTAACCGGTGCGGATGGCGGCTCCGGCGCGTGGTTGCCCGATGACGCCGCGTTACCTGCAGGGACCTACCGCTTGATGGTCGATACAAGGGCCTATTTCCAGCGAAGGCGCGCGGTGGTCACGTTTCCCTTGGTTCCGGTGGTGTTCGACCATCGACTTCGGGATCCGCAGACACGGCTGTGCATCTTGCTTTCGCCGCACGGCTACACGGCGTATCGCGAATAA